The segment TCTGTTTCAGActgctgcttttgctttgcaTCTGCGTGACTCTCTGGGgttggtttgtgtgtgtgtacctGATTAGAGGCAGCTGTGGGATGGGAAGTCATTGTTCTCTGCACTTTTGCTGGTAACCACTCTGATCATATACATCTTTTCGGAGGCAGGTTGGTTTTGTGTATTGCTGATAGGACTTGTCAGGGGAAAGGAGGGCATTGCTATCTCCTGTTGATGCTGTGGCTGTTGGCAATCTCACTGGTAAGGTTTTATACTGGTGCATTTTAGGCCACAGCACATTTGTGCAACAGTGCAGGGAGTTACTGTCTTCGTGCAGCCTTACTCACTTCCAGAGCAGGTCCTGGTTTCCTCCTTTGCTTTATGTTTCTGATTTTCCAGAACATTCATCTTTTGCAGCAAAATCAACGATTCTTGTTCTCAAGAACGTATTTTTTAAATGTCACATATGCCGAAACAGAAATCCTTTTGCTGTTTTTGAGAACTGAAGACCAGTAACAGTGCCCATTTTAGAAGAACAAGTAAAGATGGCAAAATAATTACATTTTGTTTCTTTATTCCCCTATATCATCAGGTTGTATACTGAGCTGCATGATGATCCTCATTTGCAGCAGTTGGAATCTCTGTTAATTTAGGACTGTTAAATAGGGTTGTCTATAATCAAGCAGCTCTCATAGTTCAATAGAGCCACAGTGGTAGGAGGACTGAGTCCTCAATATGTGCTTATGTTACACCTATAAAGTTGGGTCCCTGGGAAGGCATCTTTTTAAGTTCACTTCTGTTGAGGTCTATTAAATAGAAGTTGTATATGCAAAATCTTTTCTGGACACTGACATATCTCTTACCTACTGCTTTTCAAATATTCCTGCAGGCCTTACCACACTCAAGCTGTGCTTCTGGCTAGAACAGGGACTCTGCTTTATTATGTCCTGAAATATGTGAATTGAAACATACGCTTCAGACTGAGACGTGGAGTAAATCTCAGCTGTGCTCTAGATAGTGCCACTGCTTGTTATGTCTCCACATGACTTGTCTTTGAACTCAGTAGAGAACAAGGCAAAAACTATGATATTAATAGCTCTGTTTATACATTTTTAATGCATTCAATTCGTTGTGGATAGCTTCATTAATGTTAAATGTGGTTCTAAATATGGACGAGGATAAGTGTTTTCTTTTGAAAACCTTTGGAGTCTAGCATGTAGGCTGGCCTCTTGCATTAACTACGATTCCATTCACGCTTTCTTTCTCTTTGTTGCAGGAGCTATTGTGACAATCTTGGCTACCACCCATTAAGTGCTGCTGACTTTGGAAAGATCATGAAAAATGTCTTTCCAAATATGAAGGCCCGTCGTCTAGGCACAAGAGGCAAATCAAAATATCCTTTGCTAGAATGCTTCTCAGTAACTTGTTCTGCTCTTGCCTGGAGAACATCTGTCGTTGTGGCTTAACTACCAGCTAAATGTAGAAGTAATGTTGAATAAAAAATGCCGACACTTTTCCAGCgttctttaaaaattattagtTGCAGTAGTGTTAGGTTGCAAGATATAACTTTGGAAACAAGTATTTAAATTTAGGTTCTGACACTCAGTTGTCACAGCAGCAAGGCATCAAAAAAATTTTATGATTTAGTGCAAAGAGAGATACTGGAACAAAGGAACCAAACAGTTAGTGATTTTCTAACCAGTTTTTTCATCAgtcagaattttttctttttttgtgctgAGAATTGTATCTTCCCATGAGAGCCCTTAGAGGCCGTGATGAAACAATGTCCTACCTGCTGCATTCCCCAGGGCTGGCTCTCGCTGCATCCTGACGTGCTGGGTGGGCAAAGCCCCTGCAGTAAGTGGGGGAGGGAGAGCATGAAAAGGTTAAAAGGCATTGAGGCCCTAATTAAAACCCACGCAAAAGAAGTAACAGTAATGATAGGGATGTGCTGTGATACTGGCCTTTGCCAGGTCTCACTTGAAGCATGCACTTAGAGAATTAAATGCTAGCAGGCAGCCCAGAATAGCTTGTCTTCCATTGAGGGGAAAAACCTTCCATGCTGTAGTGAATGGAGAAGTTTTGTATCAGTTAAACTGTTTCATAAAGTACAATGTTGGATTATCTAGCAGTGAAATCTGAAACTTAGTGCTCATGTTCGGATAGAGCTACAGAAGTGTTAAGGAAGAGCTCATGTAATTGTAGCTTGACCCAGGGGATCTCTTTAAGTTCTATTTCCAATGTTTCTAATTCAGAATGATTAAAATGTGACCTTGTCTCACACCTACCATAGTTCCCAGGCTCCTTAGGTTTCTTTTACTGTAATTATGCTCCATTCAGGTTAATGCaagcaattgcaagctacatggCCTAGGAAAGAATCCAGACATGTTTACGGAATGTGAAAAACTAGTGATCCTGGAAAGGATTTGTGTGTCATGGAGAAAAGATACTGTGTGTGAACTCCCAGACTGATGctgtggagaggaaaaaaaaggctgaTTTGATTTTTAGACCTATAAACAAGTGAGTACAGATAATAAATGGAGCATATTTTTGTGTACCGATTTCATGAGATCGGTGTAAGAAGAAGTCTGGGTCTttatattttcaaagaaaaattatCATGGATGAGGAGAGAGTGCCTCAAAAATAGTGTGAAATCTTAGGAAGAAATGCACTCATTGGGCACTTTATCTTGTCCTGGGAAACTTCAGTTTGAGGAAGTCCTTCAGGAGAAGGAAACAAAGTAGAATCTAATTTCAAGAATGCATTTTTTTAATAGTgattaactttttttctttttttaattaaatcttCCATCTTGTTTTAGAAAGAGAGTTTAGTCAAAATTTATGTTAACTATTTGAATATTGAGTAGCTTACTGAAGCTGCCTGGAATGGTTCTTTGCTTGTTCTAAGTCATCAAGTGAAATTAATCATACCCAGCATCTCTGCATGGATTGAGAAACCCAATGACCTGGCCAAGAATGCAGCCATGGATGGACTTTTGATTCTGACTGGTGGGGAGATCATGCTAATGACAGGAATTCTTAGTTCTGTGTTGAGTTTGCTGTTGAAGCTTCTGAGGGTTATCAGAGGAATTACTGCTCTTCTACCCCATCCCCAGCTAACAAGCAGACAATGTAGACCTTAATTGTTGCTCACATATTGCTACAGTGGACTGAGGAAGAAGGCTTTTGTGCATATGCCAACACTGCCCAACCTTGACTTTCATAAAACTGGAGATGGGGTATGCTATATATTTGCTTATTCATATATATTTCTGCAAGTTAGCAtttattttgctgtttttctgtCAGAACTTTTCAAAACAGTGAAGGTCTATGCAGCTTTTAAGATTTTCTTTATGATTTTTATATTCTTTATGATTCTTATTATTTTTGAATCGttgtttaatttttattctgtaaagTTCATGATGAATTGCAATACTCTTAAACTAATTTAGGAGGTGAGGTAGACATCTACAGTGTTCCTATCCACCATATACATATTTTAAACTCTGATTCTGTTTTGCttttactgtatttttttaaGTCAGTGCTAGGGAAGAGATACTCCCAATGAAAGAAGCAGTTCCTGGGTAATAGTGACTACTGAATTGACAAGACCCTGAATACAGGGGAAATGAATTGTTGGTGCTCCAAATATTAGGATTCTGTCTGTGATTTTCTTCCAGAAATGTCAATTCTATATAATGCCTTTGGGAACAACCCACAGATTATTGTTAAGACATTTAATTTTGAAAGATACTGATGTTGTGATCTCATTCTCATAATTTCATGTAAAACTATGAACACACTACTCCAACTTCTGGTGTGATTCGGACAATAATCTGCTTTCTATTTTTGTTTTCATGCCTTAATGACCCTTGTTAATGTAAGTAACCTTTGCTCCTGTGTTTGTTTGGTTTAGTTGGATGGAGCAGAGCCGTCGGGGCAGCTGCAGAGTGCCGACGAGGAGGTCGTGTCTGCAGCCTGCCGCCTCGTTTGTGAATGGGCCCAGAAAGTGCTGAGCCAGCCCTTTGACACAGTGCTGGAACTGGCTCGTTTCCTTGTCAAAAGTCACTATATTGGTACCAAGTCCATGGCAGCTTTAACTGTAATGGCAGGGGCACCAGCAGGTAATGAGATAATGCTGAATGGTGAAATGGGGGAATCTTCCTGCAGAGAGTAGTAACAGCTTGGTTTGAGAAAGCACTTCTCTACTCTTCAGGGCAAACTTTACCACTGACTCTGAGCATTCAGCATTCATTTATTGTGATTTTAGTCACATTGCTGAAAATTACTGATCTTGCTAGTAGTCTGAGTAAAGATCTGAAAATCAGCACTGGTCTCAGGTTTAGGTGGTGATCCTCCCATTCCTCTGGTGAGGATCCTGGTCTTCTAAAGCACTTCAGGGTGTGTGAGTAATTGTGCTGAACTCACATACTTGGCTGGAACAGGAGTTTTGTGCTGCTACAGTGCTGGTTTGTAGATAGACTGCTGGTGTAGCTGTGTTTCTGTCTGCTAACTTGCCCTAGTTTGGAAACAGTTTTCTGTCAAGAGCagtttttttggtgtggtttgttTCCTTCTGCATGCTCAAAATCAGTCACTTAATCATTTGGTGTGTTTTGGTGACTGTGAATAAAGTAAATTACAAAAATGAAGgatgagaagggaaatgcaggtgCACAACATGGCCCCAGACTTGCCTCTGAGAAGTTCTGACTAGGCCTATCAAGCTAAATAGTCTTCAGATCAAGGCCAACCTCTTGAGACAGTTTTAAATGGAAAGTGTTCAGGTGATCCCCTTCTGGATCATGTTCTTTTTCCTTCTAGCTCTCTTTCCTTTGTTCCAGCTTGGAGCTCACAGGTGGCATTTGCTGCTTGTGTGCTCCATTGTGACCTAACACCTTGGCTGCATTGGTCCTGCCTGCCATGCTGCTGGAAGGGACACTCAGTGTATGGACAGCTCTTCCACTCATGGAGCTTCCCCTCCTCACTTTCTTCAAGGAAAGTGGCTTCCTTCAAGGAAAAGGGCAGTTACCTCCAGTGCATGCCTCTATGGCTTGGACGGTCATTTTAGAAGAGGTTCTTCCTAGGATGACAAAAATAATTCCATTCCTTTTGCAGGGACCTACAGTGTTTCTGTGCATTAACTGAGAAAAAAACCAACTTCTACTCTCAAAGAaaagtttgagggttttttccttaTCAATATTACTTGCCCATATAGAATAATTGTGTGCCAGTAGTTGCCATATATTTGGGGATTTCACTGCTCTGTGAAGAAGAAACTGTGGAAGTGCAGACAGGTTGTGACATTCAACCACTCGTGGTACATGCAGAATGCTGCTGAGACAGTGGGCTTCAGATCACAGTTCCAAACCATGTGCTggccaacaaaaccaaaaacttgGGTTTAGTATTGTAAAATTTGCATCAGTAAAACGAGTAATGTAGTAAGATAGTGTTGATTAATTTATAATTAGGAGTAATTTTAAAACTCTGTAACCTCAAAGTGTAAATGGAACGATGTTAAACCATTTCTGAAGGGGTAATTCAGCAAGGTTATTTGGTCCCTAAAGAGCATGCTAATCCTCTTGACTGTTAATAAACAGAAGATCATAAATATGATGTGATTTTGTAAGGGAAATTAGTGCTAGCTGCACAGAGGACACCAAGTCTGTTTTCTCCATGAAAGCAGCACTTGCCTGCTTTGTAACCAGTAAAGTAatttctccaggaaaaaatgctCTCCCATTCTAATTTCCATTgttttttgaattttttcttccttttttctttttttttcccctgaacacTTGTCCTTTTGCAGTTTTCCCCCATTATCCCTGATCACACAGAGGTTTGGATCCATTCTGATATTAGATGCATTGTATTTAATGCCTTGGCCATTAGATAATGTCACATACTCAAAACTGCTCCCCTGTGACACAGACCTGCAGCTTTCTGGAAGCATTTTTCATTCAAAGCTGCCTTAGAGCAGGTAACAAAACCACGGCAGGTGCTGATTTTAAAGGCTCATCTGAAGCGTGCCCACCGCCCTCTGCTGCCAGTTCAGTGAAGAGCACCGGGCTGAGATTGTGCTGACACACAAGGTGCCATTTCACATTATTAGAAACAAGAGGCCCGTATGGAGTGTTTTAGCAGCTAATGCCCAGCTTTCCAAAAGACAGAGATTTTGTCACAAATGTGGGAATAAACTGAAGCTGAATAAATTGAAACATGAAGTGGATGGGAGCAGCTCATGGAGGAGGTGTTCCCAGAATGGTTTTGGAGATGCCTGCCAGATATTCTCTGTTAGATGTAGAAGTGGCACCACAGCAGACAGGGTATGTTTGGTTGTAatttgttctccttcttttgttttCAGGAATAAaagggatcccccagccctcagcTTTTATACCTACTGCTGAAAGTAATTCTTTTCAACCCCAAGTGAAAACTCTGCCATCTCCTGTTGATgctaagcagcagctgcagcgtaAGATCCAGAAGAAGCAGCAGGAACAGAAACTGCAGTCTCCTTTGCCAGGAGAGTCTCCAGTAAAGAAAACAGAAGGCGCTGCCACCAACGGTGTCACCAGTATATCTAACGGGAGTCCTGCCATCCTGTCCCCTCCACCTATTGGCATTGTTgtggctgctgtccccagccccatacCGGTAATGCTCTCCAGCAATTCTTTAGAGAATCCACCCTATGAAAGGTTGTACACTGCCAGTAACCAAGCAGGGGTGTCAGTGGATTAGAACAGTTTCCATTCAAAGGCTGGAGTGCCTTGATGCTTTTCTCTCTGTGTTGTGTTATAGCACGTTAGTTACAGGGTTGATACAGAGGCAGCAGAATTCTGATCCTGTAACATAGGCCAAGTTCATCTTTGAAGTCATTAAAGTGAGCCTTGACATGAAGTTTAACCAGATGAGAGAGCTGACACCAGTTGTGTGGGTCACTGAGGCTCTAATATGGAATCTAAATTGCTTTTCATTGGCCCAGTGCATTTAGTGACAGgtacaattttattttaaatgaatgTCTGTAGTACAGAATATTTTTGTCTTTCAGCCTTATAAAATTGGGCTAGGGAGTACAAGAATGGTATTTGGTGTTACGATGTTCACTGTGCTGTTCATTTTGATAGGTAAGCCAGTTTTTCTGCCTGGTAGTGAGTTTGTATTTAACTCAGTTTTGAAACGTTAACAATGAGCAGTATTTTGAACACATCCTCTCCTCTTTAGCCTTTGTATGTCAATCTTTTTGTCCCAGGTGGTGAAGGATAGTATGAGAATGACCCTTTCATTAGCAGAAGAGCAGACTAGTGTATACACCAGTGCCTCATGCCTTAAAAGTAGGAGGCATATGTCTGTCTACCAATCCTTAGGCAGGGAAATAGAAATTGTCTTGGACAAGTAGAAGAGCTTATTTTGTTTCAAACTGATATTCACTAGCTTTGGTGTTTTGAGCTATATTGTCTTTCACTTTTGAAGTGCTTGGGGCTGAGGTCATGTGTGGGCTTGGGGACCTCTGGCTTTGTTACCACACTTTTTCTCTCTTTACAGGTGCCAAGAACCAGGCAGTTGGTGACTTCTCCAAGTCCTATGGGATCATCTGACAGCAAGGTCCTGCCGCTCAACGTTCAGGTGGTCACTCAGCACATGCAATCAGTCAAGCAGCCACCAAAGACTCCCCAGAACGTTCCCGCTAGCCCCGTTGGTGACCGCTCTGCCCGGCATCGCTACCCGCAGATCTTGCCCaagccagcaaacaccagtgctCTCACCATCCGCTCTCCCACCACGGTGCTATTTACCAGTAGCCCAATCAAGACTGTTGTGCCGGCTCCACACGTGAATTCCTTAAACGTGGTAAAAATGACAGCAATATCTCTCGCCCCGAGCAGCAGCAGTGTGCCCGTCAAACAGACGCCTTCGGTTAGCACTAGTGCAGGAGCAGTGGAAGAAGGGAGGACTGGTCCACAGATTAAAAATGGATCTGTTGTTTCACTTCAATCTCCAGGATCCAAGCCTAGCACTGCTGCAGCTACACCTGCAGTCAAGATCAAAACAGAACCAGAAGCATTGCTGGATGAGAACTCTGCACAGGGCCAAGAGAGTTCTGACGTGTCTAAATCCATAAAGGCAAACCCTGACCTGCCTCCTGCACAGCTAATTAATTTTGAGGTTGCAGCCTTGAAGGTTTCAACGGATGATGTCGTGGAGCTAAAACCAGGTAAGGGCTGTGATCAGGAAGCTGAAGAAGCAGGGACCAAATATAAGACACAGTCTGATGAAATCACACCAGTTTCTTCAGCAGGCAATAATCAAAGCACTCTTAAGCTCACAGTTGCCAGTCAAAACTTGTCCAGCACCAGCATCAATTCACCTCCTACTGGTGAGTCTATGATTAAAGACAAAACATGCACTAAAAGTCCGAGAAAGAGACAACCTTCCACACTTCAGGATTCCCAGTTACCACCTGTAAAGAAACCACTAGTGGAGCAGTTTGCAACAGGCAATGCCGTGGAGGGTCAAAAAGCGAACAATGTTAAGAAGGCTCTGAAGGTTGGATCAATAGCTAACAGTGACAACACAGCAACGCTTGCTCAAGTTCCCATCAAGGTACCTGTGACAGTACCTGTACCTCCTACAGCTGCTGCAAACTTAGCAACAGACCTTTCTTTGAGCACCAATTTAAATACCTGTGATCCTGCTTTGGAACAGCAGCTTGCATCAGCATCATCTCCAGATATAAAAGTAAAATTGGAAGGAAACTTGTTTATCATAGAAAATGATTCAAAATCTGATGGCAGCTTTAACCCAAATACATGGCACCATATCACCAAAACCTCTGATTTTGCATCTGTAAATTGTGATCAGCAGCAAGATATCAGTGTTATGAGTATTGCTGGGCACTCTGGCTCTAGTGACTTACAGGAGTCGGCGTGGGAGCCGGTGCACTGTGAAGGTATGCAGCAGGATGTGTACAGCCAGCAGTTACAGAGCCAGATCCAGGACTCCTTGGATCAAATACAAGCACAGTCTTCAAATCAGTTACCTCTGCAGTCTGAGCTGAAAGAGTTTGAGCATACAGTCCCTCAGTCAAATGAAAACTTCTTTTCATTTGATGACGACCTTACCCAGGACAGCATTGTGGAGGAGCTGGTGCTCATGGAGGAGCAAATGTCCATGAACAATTCCCATCCTTATAGTGGTTGTCTAGGAATGGCGCTTCAGAGTCAGGCTGCAGCTCAAGGAGCTCCCGTATCATCTCATCCAAGCAGCACGCACTTTTACCATTCGATCCATAACAACAGCACTCCAATTCACACTCCCACCCCCACTCCCACCCCAACTCCCACTCCCACCCCGACTCCAACACCCACCTCCGAAATGATTGCTGGGTCTCAGAACATGTCTCGAGAGAGCCCTTGTTCAAGGCTGGCTCAGACGACGCCCGTAGACAGTGCCCTCGGAAGCAGCCGGCACACGCCCATTGGCACACCCCATTccaactgcagcagcagtgtccCTCCGAGTCCTGTGGAATGCCGAAACCCGTTTGCATTTACTCCCATCAGCTCTAGCATGGCTTACCACGATGCCAGCATCATATCAAGTAGCCCTGTGAAGCCAATGCAGCGGCCTATGGCTACCCATCCTGACAAAACCAAGCTGGAGTGGATGAACAACGGCTACAGTGGGGTTGGCAATTCCTCGGTTGCCAACCATGGCATCCTCACAAGCTACCAGGAGCTGGTGGAAGATCGCTTCAGGAAACCTCACGCTTTTGCAGTTCCCGGCCAGTCGTACCAGTCTCAGCCACGCCACCACGACACTCACTTCGGTCGCGTGACTCCTGTTTCACCTGTGCAGCACCAGGCAGCCCCTGTCAGTAGCACCACCAAGCAGGAGGGCtttgctgttcctgctcctttgGACAACAAAGGAACTGGTTCATCTCTCAACAACAGTCTGAGATGCCGGAGCGTGAGCCCCGCTGTCCATCGCCAGCGTAATCTCAGTGGAAGCACTGTTTACCCTGTGTCAAATATACCACGTTCTAATGTGACACCTTTTGGAAGTCCGGTGACTCCCGAAGTTCACAATGTATTTGCTAATATCCATGCAGACACCAGTGCCAATAACATAGCACAGAGAAGCCAGTCAGTCCCGTTGACTGTGATGATGCAGACGGCCTTCCCGTCTcttcagaaacaaacaaacactaAAAAAATAACCAGTGTGTTGTTAAACAAACTTGATTCTGATAGTGATGATGCAGTGAGAGGTTTGGGAATGAACAACATGCCCTCAAATTACACAGCCAGGATGAATCTCACTCAGA is part of the Melospiza melodia melodia isolate bMelMel2 chromosome 15, bMelMel2.pri, whole genome shotgun sequence genome and harbors:
- the RFX7 gene encoding DNA-binding protein RFX7, with product MSSSRAQQMHAFSWIRNTLEEHPETSLPKQEVYDEYKSYCDNLGYHPLSAADFGKIMKNVFPNMKARRLGTRGKSKYCYSGLRKKAFVHMPTLPNLDFHKTGDGLDGAEPSGQLQSADEEVVSAACRLVCEWAQKVLSQPFDTVLELARFLVKSHYIGTKSMAALTVMAGAPAGIKGIPQPSAFIPTAESNSFQPQVKTLPSPVDAKQQLQRKIQKKQQEQKLQSPLPGESPVKKTEGAATNGVTSISNGSPAILSPPPIGIVVAAVPSPIPVPRTRQLVTSPSPMGSSDSKVLPLNVQVVTQHMQSVKQPPKTPQNVPASPVGDRSARHRYPQILPKPANTSALTIRSPTTVLFTSSPIKTVVPAPHVNSLNVVKMTAISLAPSSSSVPVKQTPSVSTSAGAVEEGRTGPQIKNGSVVSLQSPGSKPSTAAATPAVKIKTEPEALLDENSAQGQESSDVSKSIKANPDLPPAQLINFEVAALKVSTDDVVELKPGKGCDQEAEEAGTKYKTQSDEITPVSSAGNNQSTLKLTVASQNLSSTSINSPPTGESMIKDKTCTKSPRKRQPSTLQDSQLPPVKKPLVEQFATGNAVEGQKANNVKKALKVGSIANSDNTATLAQVPIKVPVTVPVPPTAAANLATDLSLSTNLNTCDPALEQQLASASSPDIKVKLEGNLFIIENDSKSDGSFNPNTWHHITKTSDFASVNCDQQQDISVMSIAGHSGSSDLQESAWEPVHCEGMQQDVYSQQLQSQIQDSLDQIQAQSSNQLPLQSELKEFEHTVPQSNENFFSFDDDLTQDSIVEELVLMEEQMSMNNSHPYSGCLGMALQSQAAAQGAPVSSHPSSTHFYHSIHNNSTPIHTPTPTPTPTPTPTPTPTPTSEMIAGSQNMSRESPCSRLAQTTPVDSALGSSRHTPIGTPHSNCSSSVPPSPVECRNPFAFTPISSSMAYHDASIISSSPVKPMQRPMATHPDKTKLEWMNNGYSGVGNSSVANHGILTSYQELVEDRFRKPHAFAVPGQSYQSQPRHHDTHFGRVTPVSPVQHQAAPVSSTTKQEGFAVPAPLDNKGTGSSLNNSLRCRSVSPAVHRQRNLSGSTVYPVSNIPRSNVTPFGSPVTPEVHNVFANIHADTSANNIAQRSQSVPLTVMMQTAFPSLQKQTNTKKITSVLLNKLDSDSDDAVRGLGMNNMPSNYTARMNLTQILETSSAFPSANPQSMINSSTSVYEFQTPNYLTKNSSTDQISFPSGDNQAQSDIGEQQLDFSSTVKDLLGEDSLPTNQQLVNQVASDLNNVASVFPSDIRLSSELSGSINDLNTLDTNLLFDPGRQQGQDDDATLEELKNDPLFQQICNESINSMTASGFEWMESKDHPAVEMLG